Proteins encoded together in one Mycobacterium simiae window:
- a CDS encoding enoyl-CoA hydratase/isomerase family protein, whose translation MPAVKFETVEDNIACITLNRPERLNAIDGSLIDGVEGALDTLSGGQHRVAIITGAGRGFCAGADLSGTGQAWTRPASPTTPPFKVNYDAQVRLAGLYTRIYELDIPVIAAVNGVAVGGGLAFTLVSDIRVASEQARFGSVFIKAGFSSMDMGTSYLLPKIVGAGVARELMLTGRIIDADEAYRIKLVHEVVAPDELMAAALRKAREIAGNNAYGVWQTKIGLNAALDAPSLRHAIEMENRTQILSGFTNNPAEAARAHREKRAPSWDPL comes from the coding sequence ATGCCTGCAGTGAAATTCGAAACCGTCGAGGACAACATCGCTTGCATCACTTTGAACCGGCCCGAGCGTCTGAACGCGATCGACGGATCGCTGATCGACGGCGTTGAGGGCGCCCTCGACACGCTGAGCGGCGGTCAACACCGTGTCGCGATCATCACCGGCGCCGGCCGGGGATTCTGCGCGGGAGCCGACCTGAGCGGCACCGGCCAGGCCTGGACCCGGCCGGCCAGTCCGACGACGCCACCGTTCAAGGTCAACTACGACGCGCAGGTCCGGCTGGCCGGCCTCTACACCCGAATCTACGAACTGGACATCCCCGTGATCGCGGCGGTCAACGGCGTTGCCGTCGGCGGGGGTTTGGCCTTCACGCTGGTCAGCGACATCAGGGTGGCCTCCGAGCAGGCCCGGTTCGGCTCGGTGTTCATCAAGGCCGGATTCTCGTCGATGGACATGGGCACCAGCTATCTGCTGCCGAAAATCGTCGGCGCCGGGGTGGCGCGCGAGCTGATGCTGACGGGTCGCATCATCGACGCGGACGAGGCATACCGCATCAAGCTGGTGCACGAGGTGGTCGCGCCGGACGAGCTGATGGCGGCGGCGCTGCGCAAAGCCCGCGAGATCGCGGGCAACAACGCCTACGGCGTATGGCAGACCAAAATCGGTCTCAACGCGGCACTCGATGCACCCAGCCTGCGGCATGCGATTGAGATGGAGAACCGCACTCAGATCCTCAGCGGCTTCACCAACAACCCGGCCGAGGCGGCCCGCGCGCACCGCGAGAAGCGCGCGCCCAGCTGGGATCCCCTGTAA
- a CDS encoding STAS domain-containing protein produces the protein MPSVSAVAESPSSLAVATRTDESVAVLTVGGLLDASNSGALRDSIRKATLQKPSAVIVNINGLKVPAESAWSAFISAHLQLSTETRLPIVLVSADRTAREAITRSEVARFMPVYPTEKSAMKALGRLIRQALHRADAELPANLTSLRESRRLVREWLTVWKQPGLIPVALVVVNVFVENVLEHTGSIPKMRIETDGVTATIAVSDESTAAAVRLPSPDKGIDVSGLAIVDALSRAWGSTPTSSGKSVWAVIGPENQL, from the coding sequence GTGCCGAGCGTGAGTGCGGTAGCCGAGTCGCCAAGCTCGCTGGCCGTCGCGACCCGCACGGATGAGTCCGTTGCGGTGTTGACGGTCGGCGGTCTGCTCGACGCCAGCAACTCCGGGGCGTTGCGCGACAGCATCCGGAAGGCCACCCTGCAGAAGCCCTCGGCCGTGATCGTCAACATCAACGGTCTCAAGGTGCCCGCCGAATCGGCGTGGTCGGCCTTCATTAGCGCGCATTTGCAGCTCAGCACCGAAACGAGGCTTCCGATCGTGCTGGTCAGCGCCGATCGCACCGCCCGCGAGGCGATCACCCGCAGCGAGGTCGCCCGCTTCATGCCGGTGTATCCGACCGAGAAAAGCGCCATGAAAGCGCTCGGCCGGCTGATCCGGCAGGCCCTTCACCGCGCCGACGCCGAGCTGCCCGCGAACCTGACCAGCCTCCGAGAGTCGCGCAGGTTGGTGCGTGAGTGGCTAACCGTATGGAAGCAGCCCGGACTCATCCCAGTTGCCCTGGTGGTCGTCAACGTGTTCGTGGAGAACGTGCTCGAGCACACCGGAAGCATCCCGAAGATGCGCATCGAAACCGACGGCGTCACGGCCACCATTGCGGTATCCGACGAGAGCACCGCTGCTGCCGTACGGCTGCCATCGCCGGACAAAGGCATCGACGTGTCCGGGCTGGCGATCGTCGACGCGTTATCACGCGCCTGGGGCAGCACTCCGACTTCGTCGGGTAAGTCCGTTTGGGCCGTCATCGGCCCGGAAAATCAGCTTTAA
- a CDS encoding SAM-dependent methyltransferase codes for MPRTERDTWDAATSVGATATMVAAARAAATKRPHPVINDPFAEPLVRAVGIDLFNRLAAGELDFDNDQELGLPRMTDTFAARARFFDDYFAQVTGAGLRQVVIVAAGLDSRAYRLSWPAGTTVYEIDQPEVIDFKTATLADIGATPVVEHRPVGIDLRDDWPTALRAAGFDATRPTAWLAEGVLIGFLPPQAEVRLLDNIISLSAADSRLAADYGSLTGTSDEAREQAEKMSEGWRRNGLDLDIAELTYPGEHTDVAAHLSDRGWDVLRFRLPELFTAAGLAELVAADQRGASAAINFVTAVRR; via the coding sequence ATGCCACGAACCGAACGCGACACGTGGGATGCGGCCACCAGCGTCGGGGCCACCGCCACCATGGTTGCTGCCGCGCGGGCGGCCGCCACCAAACGTCCGCACCCGGTCATCAACGATCCGTTCGCCGAACCCCTGGTACGTGCCGTCGGCATCGATCTGTTCAACCGGTTGGCGGCGGGCGAACTGGACTTTGACAACGACCAGGAGTTGGGCCTGCCCCGGATGACCGACACGTTCGCCGCCCGCGCTCGATTCTTCGATGACTACTTCGCCCAGGTCACCGGGGCGGGCCTGCGGCAGGTCGTGATCGTCGCGGCCGGGTTGGACAGCCGCGCCTACCGACTCTCCTGGCCTGCCGGGACGACCGTGTACGAGATCGACCAGCCCGAGGTGATCGATTTCAAGACCGCGACACTGGCCGACATCGGCGCGACACCCGTCGTCGAGCATCGCCCGGTCGGCATCGACCTTCGCGACGACTGGCCGACTGCGCTGCGGGCCGCCGGGTTCGACGCCACCCGGCCCACCGCCTGGCTCGCCGAGGGCGTGCTCATCGGCTTTTTGCCGCCGCAGGCCGAAGTTCGGTTGCTGGACAACATCATTTCGCTGAGTGCTGCCGACAGCCGACTGGCCGCCGACTACGGATCGCTCACCGGAACCTCGGACGAGGCTCGGGAGCAGGCCGAGAAAATGTCCGAGGGTTGGCGACGCAATGGATTGGATCTCGACATCGCCGAACTGACCTACCCCGGTGAGCACACCGACGTCGCCGCGCATCTGAGTGACCGCGGGTGGGACGTGCTGCGGTTCCGGCTGCCGGAACTCTTCACCGCCGCCGGGCTGGCGGAGCTGGTGGCGGCCGATCAGCGGGGCGCAAGTGCCGCAATCAACTTTGTGACCGCCGTCCGCAGGTAG
- a CDS encoding DUF4873 domain-containing protein encodes MTAWIPDIAGRNDFHGTSFHAAQWCADFDPAGKHIAVIGADSITADHLERLTAAAAVTVFAHPPRRIVAELASPTTRVARWLTRRTRAALGTTPLRPALVAAPISAITPRGIRTGLAAPGVEHRVDAIIFGTGFTVSDQAGELVGAGGVRIAASWRNGAEPFLGIAIHGFPNYFCLARPEIDTQTRYIVECVTLMKRSESTRIEVLGSSMQVFNERAHLRPAFPANRLVKAFDLSSAAPTDQEVYDGAATLTVEGATVPVRVRLTGRLDPIDGRYHWQGTLFDSPTHPVPDELLKQNRAATLTVGDRSAAARIVERTPWGTHSIAGVGAPPYAMTHA; translated from the coding sequence TTGACGGCGTGGATCCCAGACATAGCCGGGCGCAACGACTTTCACGGCACATCATTTCACGCGGCGCAGTGGTGCGCCGATTTCGACCCAGCCGGCAAGCACATCGCGGTTATCGGCGCCGACTCGATCACCGCCGACCACCTCGAACGGCTTACCGCCGCGGCGGCGGTCACCGTGTTCGCACACCCGCCGCGGCGGATTGTCGCCGAGCTGGCATCACCGACCACCCGGGTGGCGCGCTGGCTGACCCGACGTACCCGTGCCGCACTCGGCACCACGCCGTTGCGTCCGGCGCTGGTGGCCGCGCCGATCAGCGCGATCACCCCGCGGGGCATCCGCACCGGCCTGGCCGCCCCGGGCGTCGAGCACCGCGTCGACGCCATCATCTTCGGCACCGGGTTCACCGTCTCTGACCAGGCCGGCGAACTCGTCGGTGCCGGTGGGGTTCGCATCGCGGCGAGCTGGCGCAACGGCGCGGAGCCCTTCCTCGGTATCGCCATCCACGGTTTCCCCAACTATTTTTGCCTCGCGCGACCCGAGATCGATACGCAGACTCGCTACATCGTCGAATGCGTGACGCTGATGAAACGCAGCGAGAGCACCCGCATCGAAGTTCTGGGCAGCAGCATGCAGGTGTTCAATGAGCGCGCCCACCTGCGGCCCGCGTTCCCGGCGAACCGCCTGGTCAAAGCGTTCGACTTGTCCTCTGCTGCCCCCACCGACCAGGAGGTCTACGACGGAGCGGCAACGCTGACGGTCGAGGGCGCCACGGTGCCGGTGCGTGTGCGACTCACCGGCCGGTTGGATCCGATCGACGGCCGCTACCACTGGCAGGGAACGCTGTTCGATTCCCCCACCCATCCCGTGCCCGACGAGCTGCTCAAGCAGAATCGCGCGGCTACGCTGACCGTCGGCGACCGGAGCGCGGCCGCGCGCATCGTCGAACGCACACCTTGGGGAACGCACTCGATTGCCGGTGTCGGCGCTCCCCCGTACGCCATGACCCACGCCTGA
- a CDS encoding LLM class flavin-dependent oxidoreductase has protein sequence MRFTYAEAMTDFRYYIPLAQAAEAAGYHAMTIADSIAYPFESDSKYPYTPDGNREFLDGKEFIETFVLTSALGAVTTKLHFNFFVLKLPIRPPALVAKQIGSLAAMTNNRVGFGVGTSPWPEDYELLGVPFGKRGKRMDECIEIIQGLTTGDYFEFHGEFYDIPKTKMTPAPTEPIPILIGGHADAALRRAARLDGWMHGGGDPEELDELLVKLKQFREEAGKSGPFQIHVISADAYTVDGIKRLEDKGVTDAIVGFRIPYIKGKDTEPLQDKIRNLEMFAENVIAKL, from the coding sequence GTGCGATTCACCTACGCCGAGGCGATGACCGACTTCAGGTACTACATCCCGCTGGCCCAAGCGGCCGAGGCGGCCGGGTACCACGCGATGACGATCGCCGACAGCATCGCCTACCCCTTCGAATCCGACTCGAAGTATCCCTACACGCCCGACGGCAATCGCGAGTTCCTGGACGGCAAAGAGTTCATCGAGACCTTCGTTCTGACAAGCGCGTTGGGCGCCGTCACCACGAAGCTGCACTTCAATTTCTTCGTCCTCAAGCTGCCCATCCGGCCGCCGGCCTTGGTGGCCAAGCAAATCGGCTCGCTGGCCGCGATGACCAACAACCGGGTCGGTTTCGGCGTCGGCACCAGCCCATGGCCCGAGGACTACGAACTGCTCGGTGTCCCGTTCGGCAAACGCGGCAAGCGCATGGATGAATGCATCGAGATCATCCAGGGACTCACCACCGGCGACTACTTCGAGTTCCACGGCGAGTTCTACGACATTCCCAAGACGAAGATGACACCGGCGCCAACCGAGCCGATCCCGATCCTCATCGGCGGGCACGCCGACGCGGCGCTGCGCCGCGCGGCCCGACTGGACGGCTGGATGCACGGCGGCGGGGACCCCGAGGAACTCGACGAACTTCTCGTCAAGCTCAAACAATTCCGCGAGGAGGCGGGCAAGAGCGGGCCGTTCCAAATCCACGTCATCTCGGCCGACGCCTATACCGTGGACGGCATCAAGCGGCTCGAGGACAAGGGTGTCACCGACGCCATCGTCGGCTTCCGCATTCCCTACATCAAGGGCAAGGACACCGAGCCCCTGCAGGACAAGATCCGCAACCTTGAGATGTTCGCCGAGAATGTGATCGCGAAACTCTAA